From Oncorhynchus kisutch isolate 150728-3 unplaced genomic scaffold, Okis_V2 scaffold926, whole genome shotgun sequence, one genomic window encodes:
- the LOC109877509 gene encoding zinc finger protein 135-like, with amino-acid sequence IHLKIYTGENLYSCTDCGKRFTTSAQLKVHQRTHTGEKPYSCSDCGNGFSRLSNFKTHERIHTGEKPYSCSDCEKSFSQSSYLKQHERIHKGEKPYFCSDCGKCFITSAVLKVHWRTHTGERPYFCSDCGKSFSQLSHLKQHERIHTGEKPYSCSDCGKCFTQSSELKLHQRTHTGEKPYSCSDCGNSFSRRSNFKTHERIHTGEKPFSCSDCGKCFKQSSELKVHQRTHTGEKPYSCSDCGNSFSRRSNFKTHERIHTGEKPYSCSDCGASFSQSSHQKQHERIHTGEKPYFCSDCGKCFRTSAILKVHQRTHTGEKQYFCSDCSASFSQRSHLKQHERIHTGEKPYSCSDCGKCFSTATILKVHRRTHTGEKPSALTVG; translated from the coding sequence ATACACCTAAAAATATACACAGGAGAGAATCTGTATTCCTgcactgactgtgggaagagatttacaACATCAGCTCAGctaaaagttcaccagagaacacacacaggagagaagccttactcctgctctgactgtggaaatggTTTCTCTCGACTGAGCAACTTTaaaacacatgaacgtatacacacaggagagaagccttactcctgttcTGATTGTGAAAAGAGTTTCTCTCAATCGAGCTATctaaaacaacatgaacgtatacacaaaggagagaagccttacttttgctctgactgtggaaaatgcttcataACATCAGCTGTTCTAAAAGTTCACtggagaacacacactggagaaaggccttacttctgctctgactgtggaaagagtttctctcaactgAGCCACctaaaacaacatgaacgtatacacacaggagagaagccttactcctgctctgactgtggaaaatgtttcACACAATCATCTGAGCTAAAACTTCATCAAAGAACACACaccggagagaagccttactcctgctctgactgtggaaatagTTTCTCTCGACGGAGCAACTTTAAAAcgcatgaacgtatacacacaggagagaagcctttctcctgctcggactgtggaaaatgcttcaaacaatcatctgagctaaaagttcatcaaagaacacacactggagagaagccttactcctgctctgactgtggaaatagTTTCTCTCGACGGAGCAACTTTAAAAcgcatgaacgtatacacacaggagagaagccttactcctgctctgactgtggggcgagtttctctcaATCGAGCCACCaaaaacaacatgaacgtatacacacaggagagaagccttacttctgctctgactgtggaaaatgcttcagaacatcagctattctaaaagttcaccagagaacacacactggagaaaagcaatacttctgctctgactgtagCGCGAGTTTCTCTCAACGGAGCCACctaaaacaacatgaacgtatacacacaggagaaaagccttactcTTGCTCTGATTGTGGAAAATGCTTCTCAACAGCCACTATTCTAAAAGTTCACCggagaacacacactggagaaaagCCCTCTGCTCTGACTGTAGGGTGA